In Rhodanobacter humi, the following are encoded in one genomic region:
- a CDS encoding MAPEG family protein — MLQQLPALVTLLTVLLMFGTATAVGFARGKYGIKAPATSGHPAFERAFRVQMNTLEATLMFLPLLWLAAHYGLGSWAGLAGLVWVAGRVWYAAAYLKEASKREGGFVLGSLALLAVLVLAAFGTGRALLMG; from the coding sequence ATGCTTCAGCAACTGCCTGCCCTGGTCACCCTGCTCACGGTGCTGCTGATGTTCGGCACCGCCACCGCGGTGGGGTTCGCGCGTGGGAAATACGGCATCAAGGCACCGGCCACCAGCGGCCATCCCGCGTTCGAGCGCGCGTTCCGGGTACAGATGAACACGCTGGAAGCCACGCTGATGTTCCTGCCGCTGCTGTGGCTGGCCGCGCATTACGGCCTGGGCAGTTGGGCCGGCCTCGCCGGGCTGGTGTGGGTGGCAGGGCGCGTGTGGTACGCCGCGGCCTACCTCAAGGAAGCCAGCAAGCGCGAAGGCGGCTTCGTGCTGGGCTCGCTGGCCTTGCTCGCGGTGCTGGTGCTGGCCGCGTTCGGCACAGGCCGCGCGCTGCTGATGGGTTAA
- a CDS encoding TerC family protein yields the protein MFAFDWLADPSAWAGLLTLVVLEIVLGIDNLVFVAILADKLPTQQRDRARLMGLGLALVMRLLLLAAMSWLVRLTAPILNWHGFALSWRDIILLLGGAFLLFKATLELHERLEAGDEHDESARARARFWLVVAQIVVLDLVFSLDSVITAVGMVDHLAIMMIAVVIAMILMISASKPLTAFVNARPTVVILCLSFLLMIGFSLVAEGFGFHIPKGYLYAAIGFSIMIEAFNQTMRRNRRRSLFSSSRTLRDRTAQAVLRLLGAGGEDEEDAPMAADAAAESGAAMFGKDELVMVQGVLDLAHRPVRSIMTPRPEISWIDPREDAEKLRAEVTASSHHWLPVAGDDLDQLIGVATSRDLLASLLEHGRIDTDAVVRKPMSVLESLSVLRLIEEFRRSPLQVALVVDEYGSVLGLVTPADVLEVIAGEFPDEHSGDPAAVQESDGAWLLDASLDLRRVEHLLGHRLSSDDGFASLAGYVLQQLGRLPVAGDRFTSEGLQFEVVAMDGARIERLRVVPAAG from the coding sequence ATGTTCGCATTCGACTGGCTCGCCGACCCCTCCGCCTGGGCCGGTCTCCTCACCCTGGTGGTGCTGGAGATCGTGCTCGGCATCGACAACCTCGTCTTCGTCGCGATCCTCGCCGACAAGCTGCCCACGCAACAGCGCGACCGCGCCCGCCTGATGGGCCTCGGCCTCGCCTTGGTGATGCGCCTGCTGCTGCTGGCGGCGATGTCCTGGCTGGTGCGGCTGACCGCGCCGATCCTCAACTGGCACGGCTTCGCGCTGTCGTGGCGCGACATCATCCTGCTGCTGGGCGGCGCCTTCCTGCTGTTCAAGGCGACGCTGGAGCTGCACGAGCGGCTGGAGGCCGGCGACGAGCACGACGAGTCCGCCCGGGCCCGGGCCCGCTTCTGGCTGGTGGTGGCGCAGATCGTGGTGCTCGACCTGGTGTTCTCGCTGGATTCGGTGATCACCGCGGTGGGCATGGTCGACCACCTCGCGATCATGATGATCGCGGTGGTGATCGCGATGATCCTGATGATCAGCGCCAGCAAGCCGCTCACCGCCTTCGTCAACGCGCGACCCACGGTGGTGATCCTGTGCCTGTCGTTCCTGCTGATGATCGGCTTCAGCCTGGTCGCCGAGGGTTTCGGTTTCCACATCCCGAAGGGCTACCTGTACGCCGCGATCGGCTTCTCGATCATGATCGAGGCGTTCAACCAGACCATGCGCCGCAATCGCCGGCGCAGCCTGTTCAGCAGTTCGCGTACGCTGCGCGACCGCACCGCGCAGGCGGTGCTGCGCCTGCTCGGCGCCGGCGGCGAGGACGAGGAGGACGCGCCCATGGCCGCCGACGCAGCCGCCGAGAGCGGCGCTGCGATGTTCGGCAAGGACGAACTGGTGATGGTGCAGGGCGTGCTGGACCTCGCGCACCGGCCGGTGCGCTCGATCATGACCCCGCGCCCGGAGATCAGCTGGATCGACCCGCGCGAGGACGCGGAAAAATTGCGCGCCGAAGTCACCGCCTCCAGCCACCACTGGTTACCGGTGGCTGGCGACGACCTCGACCAGCTGATCGGCGTGGCCACTTCGCGCGACCTGCTGGCCAGCCTGCTCGAACACGGCCGCATCGACACCGACGCCGTCGTGCGCAAGCCGATGAGCGTGCTGGAATCGCTGAGCGTGCTGCGCCTGATCGAGGAGTTCCGCCGCTCGCCGCTGCAGGTGGCGCTGGTGGTGGACGAGTACGGCAGCGTGCTGGGCCTGGTCACCCCGGCCGACGTGCTGGAGGTGATCGCCGGCGAATTCCCCGACGAGCACAGCGGCGACCCCGCTGCGGTGCAGGAGAGCGACGGCGCCTGGCTGCTGGATGCCAGCCTCGACCTGCGCCGGGTGGAACACCTGCTGGGCCACCGCCTGAGCAGCGACGACGGCTTCGCCAGCCTGGCCGGCTACGTGCTGCAGCAGCTGGGGCGGTTGCCCGTGGCGGGCGACCGCTTCACCAGCGAGGGCCTGCAGTTCGAGGTGGTGGCGATGGATGGCGCGCGCATTGAACGGCTGCGGGTCGTACCCGCCGCGGGTTAA
- a CDS encoding class I SAM-dependent methyltransferase, translated as MGEDFVRSAVERLRPVTEFPEVLFERLLADGSLPSGGAVLDLHCGGSNLARGLALRGCALTGIDHSAPLLAHAAELDRLAGVTVTQWRARVENADFPAASFDAVTAGQCWQACERPRTLALARGWLRPGGRLLIVQYEWLPLAGNVVQDSERLILACNPGWTAHSGSGLHPLWLKEVAEAGFGDLRTWSLDIEVPCSHVAWRKRVRACPAVAALSDEARVQRLDVELMAMLAERHANEPMVVPYRLWVVSAAVPVELA; from the coding sequence GTGGGTGAGGATTTCGTGCGCAGCGCGGTCGAGCGTCTGCGACCGGTCACCGAGTTTCCCGAGGTCCTGTTCGAGCGCTTGCTCGCCGACGGCAGCCTGCCGTCGGGCGGCGCCGTGCTGGACCTGCACTGCGGCGGCAGCAACCTCGCACGCGGCCTGGCGTTGCGCGGCTGTGCGCTCACCGGCATCGACCATTCCGCCCCCCTGCTGGCCCATGCCGCCGAACTCGACCGGCTCGCCGGGGTGACGGTGACGCAGTGGCGGGCGCGGGTGGAGAACGCGGATTTCCCGGCCGCCTCGTTCGATGCGGTCACCGCCGGGCAGTGCTGGCAGGCCTGCGAGCGGCCACGCACGCTCGCGTTGGCGCGCGGCTGGCTGCGCCCGGGCGGACGCCTGCTGATCGTGCAATACGAATGGTTGCCGCTGGCCGGCAACGTGGTGCAGGACAGCGAACGGCTGATCCTGGCCTGCAACCCCGGCTGGACAGCGCACAGCGGCAGCGGCCTGCATCCGCTGTGGCTGAAGGAGGTGGCCGAGGCCGGCTTCGGCGACCTGCGCACCTGGTCGCTGGATATCGAAGTGCCCTGCAGCCACGTGGCCTGGCGCAAGCGCGTGCGGGCCTGCCCCGCCGTGGCGGCGCTGAGCGACGAGGCGCGCGTGCAGCGGCTGGACGTGGAGCTGATGGCGATGCTGGCCGAGCGCCACGCGAACGAGCCGATGGTCGTGCCGTACCGGCTGTGGGTGGTCAGCGCGGCGGTGCCGGTCGAACTGGCCTGA
- a CDS encoding CPBP family intramembrane glutamic endopeptidase, translating into MDAPRHSLPPALPPTFAAPTLPGLPGIGGALGLIALYFAMQVVTGFVTALLLGFGYRLLHGATPVDLRALVTRPDISSAVVIVTLCGAALVTLWAARARWPRLWAQAQPPGFGFATPAAAYCIAAVALGLVVPLVGGKLTELLAHGHAVPQDVKQLGGGAGTGFRIALTLAVASIGPLVEELLFRGVLLSALLRRLRTVWAVLASAALFALVHLPDLHWLWYALPNLALLGVVLAWLRLRSGSLWPAVIAHASNNLLAMLALFASLAHPG; encoded by the coding sequence ATGGATGCACCGCGCCACAGCCTGCCACCTGCCCTGCCGCCGACCTTTGCCGCCCCCACCTTGCCCGGGCTGCCCGGCATCGGCGGTGCGCTGGGCCTGATCGCGCTGTACTTCGCCATGCAGGTGGTGACGGGCTTCGTGACGGCGCTGCTGCTGGGCTTCGGCTACCGCCTGCTGCACGGCGCCACGCCCGTCGACCTGCGCGCGCTGGTCACTCGCCCGGACATCAGCAGCGCGGTGGTGATCGTCACCTTGTGCGGCGCCGCGCTGGTCACGTTGTGGGCGGCGCGCGCGCGCTGGCCGCGTTTGTGGGCACAGGCACAGCCGCCCGGCTTCGGTTTCGCCACGCCCGCGGCGGCGTACTGCATTGCCGCGGTGGCGCTGGGGCTGGTGGTGCCGCTGGTCGGCGGCAAGCTCACTGAACTGCTGGCGCACGGCCACGCCGTGCCGCAGGACGTGAAGCAGCTGGGCGGCGGCGCCGGCACCGGCTTCCGCATCGCGCTCACCCTGGCGGTGGCCAGCATCGGCCCGCTGGTGGAGGAGCTGCTGTTCCGCGGCGTGCTGCTGTCCGCCCTGCTGCGCCGCCTGCGCACCGTCTGGGCGGTGCTGGCCAGCGCCGCGCTGTTCGCACTGGTGCACCTGCCCGACCTGCACTGGCTGTGGTACGCGCTGCCCAACCTCGCACTGCTCGGCGTGGTGCTGGCCTGGCTGCGGCTGCGCTCAGGCTCGTTGTGGCCTGCGGTGATCGCCCATGCCAGCAACAACCTGCTGGCGATGCTGGCGCTGTTCGCGTCGCTGGCCCATCCGGGGTGA
- a CDS encoding Maf family protein produces MLHLASQSPRRRELLTQLGVAFRVVDVDVPERRAAQESPREYVSRVARDKARAGLAALAGDADARVLGADTEVVLDDEVFGKPCDAADAAAMLRRLSGRTHEVISSVWLIGAHTERNACCVSRVRFAALDEAAIAAYVATGESFGKAGAYAIQGHGAALVEHLEGSYSGVMGLPLFETARLLREAGVIG; encoded by the coding sequence ATGCTCCATCTCGCCTCGCAGTCGCCGCGCCGCCGCGAGCTGCTGACCCAGCTCGGCGTGGCGTTCCGCGTGGTCGACGTGGACGTGCCCGAGCGGCGCGCCGCGCAGGAATCGCCGCGCGAGTACGTGAGTCGGGTCGCCCGCGACAAGGCGCGCGCCGGGCTGGCCGCGCTGGCCGGCGACGCCGATGCGCGCGTGCTGGGCGCGGACACCGAGGTGGTGCTGGACGACGAGGTGTTCGGCAAGCCGTGCGATGCGGCGGATGCGGCGGCGATGCTGCGCCGCCTGTCCGGTCGCACGCACGAGGTGATTTCGTCAGTGTGGTTGATCGGTGCGCATACGGAACGCAACGCCTGCTGCGTGTCGCGGGTGCGCTTCGCGGCGCTCGACGAGGCCGCCATCGCCGCCTATGTCGCCACCGGCGAATCCTTCGGCAAGGCCGGTGCGTATGCGATCCAGGGCCACGGCGCGGCGCTGGTCGAGCACCTGGAAGGCAGCTACTCGGGCGTGATGGGCTTGCCGCTGTTCGAGACGGCGCGACTCCTGCGCGAGGCCGGCGTCATCGGCTAA
- a CDS encoding GNAT family N-acetyltransferase has translation MPFEIRRATFHDLDALVPLFDGYRRFYGKPSDEAGARDFLTARLRLGESMILLARDAHGTALGFTQLYPLFSSVRMVRTWLLNDLFVTADARRQGVAKALLEAAAAQARNQGAASLSLSTAHDNLAAQALYESLGWQRDTQFREYALTL, from the coding sequence ATGCCGTTCGAGATACGCCGCGCCACGTTCCACGACCTCGATGCGCTGGTGCCGCTGTTCGACGGCTACCGCCGGTTCTACGGCAAGCCGTCCGACGAGGCGGGGGCGCGCGACTTCCTCACCGCCCGTCTGCGCCTCGGCGAGTCGATGATCCTGCTGGCCCGCGACGCGCACGGCACGGCGCTGGGCTTCACCCAGCTCTATCCGCTGTTCTCCTCGGTGCGCATGGTGCGCACCTGGCTGCTCAACGACTTGTTCGTGACTGCGGACGCACGGCGGCAAGGCGTGGCGAAGGCCTTGCTGGAAGCCGCCGCCGCGCAGGCGCGGAACCAGGGTGCGGCCAGCCTCTCGCTCTCCACCGCGCACGACAACCTGGCCGCGCAGGCGCTGTACGAATCGCTGGGCTGGCAGCGCGACACGCAGTTCCGCGAATACGCGCTCACGCTTTGA
- the rlmH gene encoding 23S rRNA (pseudouridine(1915)-N(3))-methyltransferase RlmH, with translation MRARLIAVGERMPSWVAEGFAEYRKRLSYELPLELVELKPGARGKGRDDAKAMQDEGAAILAALPRDTHVVALDGRGKTWSSEELAEQLKAWRMAGRDLAFLIGGPDGHAAEVLARADQRWSLGPLTLPHMLVRLVLAEQLYRATTIVAGHPYHRA, from the coding sequence ATGCGCGCACGCCTGATCGCGGTTGGCGAGCGCATGCCCTCGTGGGTGGCCGAGGGTTTTGCCGAATACCGCAAGCGCCTCTCGTACGAGCTGCCGCTGGAACTGGTCGAACTGAAACCCGGTGCGCGCGGCAAGGGCCGCGACGACGCGAAGGCGATGCAGGACGAAGGCGCCGCGATCCTCGCTGCGCTGCCGCGCGATACGCACGTGGTCGCGCTGGACGGCCGGGGCAAGACCTGGTCCAGCGAGGAACTGGCCGAACAGCTGAAGGCATGGCGCATGGCCGGGCGCGACCTGGCTTTCCTGATCGGCGGTCCCGACGGTCACGCGGCGGAGGTGCTCGCGCGCGCCGATCAGCGCTGGTCGCTGGGCCCGCTCACCTTGCCGCACATGCTGGTGCGGCTGGTGCTGGCCGAGCAGCTCTACCGCGCCACCACCATCGTGGCGGGGCATCCCTACCATCGTGCGTGA
- the rsfS gene encoding ribosome silencing factor encodes MSTSRKTKADSTAELRKTVIAALEELKAKDVREIDVRGKTSIADLLVIASGTSARHVKSIADEVVKFAKKAGVMPLGVEGEQEAEWVLVDLGDVIVHVMLPRIREFYGLERLWTVGDREPDVDAARAG; translated from the coding sequence TTGAGCACTAGCCGCAAGACCAAGGCCGACTCCACGGCCGAACTGCGCAAGACCGTCATCGCCGCGCTGGAAGAACTGAAGGCCAAGGACGTCCGCGAAATCGACGTGCGCGGCAAGACCTCCATCGCCGACTTGCTGGTGATCGCCTCCGGCACCTCCGCGCGCCACGTCAAATCCATCGCCGACGAAGTGGTGAAGTTCGCCAAGAAGGCCGGCGTGATGCCGCTGGGCGTGGAAGGCGAACAGGAAGCCGAATGGGTGCTGGTGGACCTGGGCGACGTGATCGTCCACGTGATGCTGCCGCGCATCCGCGAGTTCTATGGCCTGGAAAGGTTGTGGACGGTGGGTGACCGTGAGCCGGATGTCGACGCCGCGAGAGCGGGGTGA
- a CDS encoding HD domain-containing protein yields the protein MTMLSERFTAAVDHARIAHTAHTAQTRKGSDIPYLYHLLGVASLVLEYGGGEDQAIAALLHDVVEDCGEAQVALIRERFGERVLAIVLGCTDGSAEGKAAHVDAVAKRCDWLARKQAYLAHLADAADDVLLVSGCDKLHNARAIVGDLENPAVGPTVFGRFTGGRGGTLMYYQLLADLFSHRGLPMAAALEATVARMYRLAGEPLPPHGLAPGELARAVA from the coding sequence ATGACCATGTTGAGCGAACGCTTCACCGCCGCGGTGGACCATGCGCGCATCGCGCACACCGCGCACACCGCGCAGACACGCAAGGGTTCCGATATTCCGTACCTGTACCACCTGCTGGGCGTGGCCAGCCTGGTGCTGGAATACGGCGGCGGCGAGGACCAGGCGATCGCGGCGTTGCTGCACGACGTGGTGGAGGACTGCGGCGAGGCGCAGGTGGCGCTGATCCGCGAGCGCTTCGGCGAGCGCGTGCTGGCCATCGTGCTGGGTTGCACCGACGGCAGCGCCGAAGGCAAGGCCGCACACGTCGATGCCGTGGCGAAGCGGTGCGACTGGCTGGCGCGCAAGCAGGCCTACCTTGCCCACCTCGCCGATGCCGCGGACGACGTGCTGCTGGTGTCCGGCTGCGACAAGCTGCACAACGCACGCGCCATCGTGGGCGACCTGGAAAATCCGGCCGTGGGTCCAACGGTGTTCGGCCGCTTCACCGGCGGCCGCGGCGGCACCCTGATGTATTACCAGTTGCTGGCCGACCTGTTCAGCCATCGCGGCCTGCCGATGGCGGCGGCGCTGGAGGCGACGGTGGCGCGCATGTACCGGCTGGCCGGCGAGCCGCTGCCGCCGCATGGCCTGGCCCCCGGCGAGCTGGCCAGGGCCGTCGCCTGA
- a CDS encoding NAD(P)H-dependent flavin oxidoreductase, which yields MRTEICGQSPLLPASSMAMSSFAQQFGVELPLIQAPMAGATTPELVAAVSNAGGLGSLGVGYTEPQAILEQVARVRALTERPFALNLFVLPDDFVPDMAAVAHARARLDALMEREGLAVRTTLPTRWAPRFSEQFAALCEARPAVASFAFDLPTPAQMQELKRRDIRVIGTATTAAEARAWAERGADAVCVQGAEAGGHRGGFLHAGETPLIGLFALIPLAVAVCDGVPVIAAGGIMDGAGMFAAEVLGAAASQLGTAFLACPESSAAEAWKRDLATAEDHHVATIRSFSGRAARGLRNRYVEAMEGAADELPAYPVLNALTAPLRRAAAAAGRADLVSEWCGQAAARVRPQPAAELVARLMHEYRLARRALAH from the coding sequence GTGCGCACGGAGATCTGCGGACAATCGCCGCTTCTCCCTGCATCGAGCATGGCCATGTCCTCCTTCGCCCAGCAGTTCGGCGTCGAACTTCCGTTGATCCAGGCGCCGATGGCCGGTGCCACCACGCCGGAGCTGGTCGCCGCGGTCTCGAATGCCGGCGGCCTGGGTTCGCTGGGCGTGGGCTACACCGAGCCGCAGGCGATCCTGGAGCAGGTGGCGCGGGTGCGCGCGCTCACCGAGCGCCCGTTCGCGCTGAACCTGTTCGTGCTGCCCGATGATTTCGTGCCCGACATGGCCGCCGTGGCGCACGCCCGTGCACGGCTGGATGCGCTGATGGAGCGCGAAGGCCTGGCCGTGCGCACCACGTTGCCCACGCGCTGGGCGCCGCGCTTCTCCGAGCAGTTCGCCGCGTTGTGCGAGGCGCGGCCCGCGGTGGCCAGTTTCGCGTTCGACCTGCCCACGCCGGCGCAGATGCAGGAACTCAAGCGCCGCGACATCCGCGTGATCGGCACCGCCACCACCGCGGCCGAAGCACGTGCCTGGGCCGAGCGCGGCGCCGACGCGGTGTGCGTGCAAGGTGCCGAGGCGGGCGGTCACCGTGGCGGTTTCCTGCATGCGGGCGAGACGCCGCTGATCGGCCTGTTCGCGCTGATCCCGCTGGCGGTGGCGGTTTGCGATGGCGTGCCGGTGATCGCCGCGGGCGGCATCATGGACGGCGCCGGCATGTTTGCCGCCGAGGTGCTGGGTGCCGCGGCCAGCCAGCTCGGCACGGCCTTCCTCGCCTGCCCGGAATCCTCCGCGGCCGAGGCATGGAAGCGCGACCTGGCGACGGCGGAGGATCACCACGTCGCCACCATCCGCAGCTTCTCGGGCCGCGCCGCACGCGGCCTGCGCAACCGCTATGTGGAGGCGATGGAAGGCGCGGCGGACGAGTTGCCGGCCTATCCCGTGCTCAACGCGCTCACCGCGCCGCTGCGGCGGGCGGCGGCTGCGGCCGGCCGCGCCGACCTGGTCTCCGAGTGGTGCGGCCAAGCCGCCGCGCGGGTGCGCCCGCAGCCCGCCGCCGAACTGGTGGCGCGGCTGATGCACGAGTACCGGCTGGCGCGGCGGGCGCTGGCGCACTGA
- a CDS encoding NrsF family protein, giving the protein MAEPRSNDSLIAALGAELVPVRRLLPPWLRMLGWLAVVAVFAVLLFAHYGDEPMLRRWAGAPDLAWAALGAVLTAVTAAWSAFTLAVPGRRRAWAWLPLPPALLWIGASGLGCLRTWLAPDTSIATLHQSTDCLVFIVSFSIPLSALMVWLLRRACPLRPLLTALLVGLASAAASASLLEICHAFDAAATDLLTHALAVGIVVAANAAMGGRLLSKA; this is encoded by the coding sequence ATGGCCGAGCCGCGCTCCAACGACAGCCTGATTGCCGCGCTCGGTGCCGAGCTGGTGCCGGTACGGCGCCTGCTGCCGCCGTGGCTGCGGATGCTGGGCTGGCTGGCCGTGGTGGCCGTATTCGCGGTGCTGCTGTTCGCGCACTACGGCGACGAACCCATGTTGCGCCGCTGGGCCGGCGCGCCGGATCTGGCCTGGGCCGCGCTGGGCGCGGTGCTCACCGCGGTCACCGCGGCCTGGTCCGCGTTCACGCTGGCCGTTCCCGGACGCCGCCGCGCCTGGGCGTGGTTGCCGCTGCCGCCTGCGTTGCTGTGGATAGGCGCCAGCGGCCTGGGTTGCCTGCGCACCTGGCTGGCGCCGGACACCAGCATCGCCACGCTGCACCAGTCGACCGACTGCCTGGTCTTCATCGTCAGTTTCTCGATCCCGTTGTCGGCGCTCATGGTGTGGTTGCTGCGCCGCGCCTGCCCGCTGCGCCCGCTGCTCACCGCGCTGCTGGTGGGCCTGGCCAGCGCGGCCGCCTCGGCCAGCCTGCTGGAGATCTGCCACGCCTTCGACGCCGCCGCCACCGACCTGCTCACCCATGCGCTGGCGGTGGGCATCGTGGTAGCGGCGAACGCGGCGATGGGCGGGCGGCTGCTGTCGAAAGCCTGA
- a CDS encoding RNA polymerase sigma factor, giving the protein MAAAQAGDRRAYERVLADSVALIRAVARRQGVATDALDDVVQETLLTVHRVRHTYDPARSYDAWLSAIAGRRAIDALRSHGRRGRRELHDEFVLDRQPDRDDASADAERRQQARRLREAIAQLPPGQREAVEQLGLREQSLAEAAAQTGRNTGALKVNLHRALKALRGRLHGDD; this is encoded by the coding sequence ATGGCCGCCGCGCAGGCGGGCGACCGCCGCGCCTACGAGCGCGTGCTGGCCGATTCGGTGGCGCTGATCCGCGCGGTGGCGCGTCGCCAGGGCGTGGCCACGGACGCACTGGACGACGTGGTGCAGGAGACCTTGCTCACCGTGCACCGCGTGCGCCACACCTACGATCCGGCGCGTTCCTACGACGCCTGGCTCAGCGCGATCGCCGGCCGCCGCGCGATCGACGCGCTGCGCAGCCACGGTCGGCGCGGCCGCCGCGAACTGCACGACGAGTTCGTGCTGGACCGGCAGCCGGATCGCGACGATGCCAGTGCGGATGCCGAACGCCGCCAGCAAGCGCGACGCCTGCGCGAAGCCATCGCGCAGCTGCCGCCCGGCCAGCGCGAGGCGGTGGAACAGCTGGGCCTGCGCGAGCAGTCGCTGGCCGAGGCCGCCGCGCAGACCGGCCGCAACACCGGCGCCTTGAAAGTGAACCTGCACCGCGCGCTGAAGGCCTTGCGCGGCCGCCTGCATGGAGACGACTGA
- a CDS encoding cytochrome c biogenesis protein DipZ, whose amino-acid sequence MLLLILAYLGGVLTILSPCILPVLPFVFARADRPFLRSGLPMLIGMAATFALVATLAAVGGGWAVHANQYGRALALVVLALLGLTLLSSHVAEWLTRPFVALGNRLSQRTEGDGESIWGAVGLGIATGLLWAPCAGPILGLLLTGAALKGASVTSTLLLLTYALGAATSLALALAIGGKVFAVMKRSLGAGQWVRRALGVLVLAGVAAIASGVDTGVLTRVSLAGSNGIEQKLINAVRPMPAAVAAPAPKPGEALPVEGNLPSLSGATGWLNSGTLTREKLRGKVVLVDFWTYSCINCLRSLPYVEAWYDKYKDHGLVVIGVHSPEFAFEKDPANVAAAVKRLDVTYPVALDSDYAIWQGFHNEYWPADYFIDTHGRIRAHYFGEGGYREGEDTIRQLLTEAGYKDLPGGYVQPGAKGAQAAGSGDQQRSPETYVGYARAEHFASGQVAHDDAFDYRTPAQLATNQWALSGRWTVHAQDATLDAADGSISYRFRGRDLHLVLGPGSDGKPVRFRITLDGQAPGADHGMDTDAEGNGTVTAQRLYQLVRQAHGTGERTFTITFLDPGVHAYAFTFG is encoded by the coding sequence ATGCTCCTGCTGATCCTTGCCTACCTCGGCGGCGTGCTCACCATCCTCAGCCCGTGCATCCTGCCGGTGCTGCCCTTCGTGTTCGCCCGTGCCGACCGCCCGTTCCTGAGGAGTGGCCTGCCGATGCTGATCGGCATGGCGGCCACCTTCGCCCTGGTCGCCACGCTGGCGGCGGTGGGCGGCGGCTGGGCGGTGCACGCCAACCAGTACGGCCGCGCGCTGGCGCTGGTGGTGCTGGCCCTGCTCGGCCTCACCCTGCTCTCCAGCCATGTCGCCGAATGGCTGACGCGGCCGTTCGTGGCGCTGGGCAACCGGCTGTCGCAACGCACCGAGGGCGACGGCGAATCGATCTGGGGCGCGGTGGGTCTGGGCATCGCGACCGGCCTGCTGTGGGCGCCGTGCGCGGGGCCGATCCTGGGCCTGCTCTTGACCGGCGCGGCGCTCAAGGGCGCCAGCGTGACCAGCACCTTGCTGCTGCTCACCTACGCGCTGGGCGCGGCCACCTCGCTGGCGCTGGCGCTGGCGATCGGTGGCAAGGTGTTCGCCGTGATGAAGCGCTCGCTGGGCGCGGGCCAATGGGTGCGCCGCGCGCTGGGCGTGCTGGTGCTGGCCGGCGTGGCCGCGATCGCGTCGGGCGTGGATACCGGGGTGCTCACCCGCGTCTCGCTGGCCGGCAGCAACGGCATCGAGCAGAAACTCATCAACGCCGTGCGGCCGATGCCCGCCGCCGTGGCGGCACCCGCGCCGAAGCCCGGCGAGGCCTTGCCGGTGGAAGGCAACCTGCCGTCGCTCTCCGGCGCCACCGGCTGGCTCAACAGCGGGACGCTCACCCGCGAAAAACTGCGCGGCAAGGTGGTGCTGGTGGATTTCTGGACCTACTCCTGCATCAACTGCCTGCGCTCGCTGCCCTATGTCGAAGCCTGGTACGACAAGTACAAGGACCACGGCCTGGTGGTGATCGGCGTGCACTCGCCGGAGTTCGCGTTCGAGAAGGATCCGGCCAACGTGGCCGCGGCGGTGAAGCGGCTCGACGTGACCTATCCGGTGGCGCTGGATTCGGACTACGCGATCTGGCAGGGCTTCCACAACGAATACTGGCCGGCGGACTACTTCATCGACACGCACGGCCGCATCCGCGCCCACTACTTCGGCGAAGGGGGCTATCGCGAGGGCGAGGACACGATCCGCCAGCTGCTCACCGAGGCCGGCTACAAGGACCTGCCCGGCGGCTACGTGCAGCCCGGCGCCAAGGGCGCGCAGGCCGCCGGCTCGGGCGACCAGCAGCGCTCGCCGGAAACCTACGTGGGCTACGCGCGCGCCGAGCATTTCGCCAGCGGCCAGGTCGCGCACGACGACGCGTTCGACTACCGCACGCCGGCGCAACTCGCCACCAACCAGTGGGCGCTGTCCGGCCGCTGGACCGTGCATGCGCAGGACGCCACGCTGGATGCGGCCGACGGCTCCATCAGCTACCGCTTCCGTGGCCGCGACCTGCACCTGGTGCTGGGCCCGGGCAGCGACGGCAAGCCGGTGCGCTTCCGCATCACGTTGGACGGCCAGGCGCCCGGCGCCGACCACGGCATGGACACCGACGCCGAAGGCAACGGCACCGTCACCGCGCAGCGCCTCTACCAGCTGGTGCGCCAGGCCCACGGCACCGGCGAACGCACCTTCACCATCACCTTCCTCGACCCCGGCGTGCACGCCTACGCATTCACGTTCGGCTGA